The following proteins come from a genomic window of Iamia sp. SCSIO 61187:
- a CDS encoding response regulator transcription factor — protein MADRIRIALCDDHAVVRSGLRRILEAEPDLEIVGEAGSAAEAVEVARDTQPDVFVMDVGLPDRSGIAATADVCATSPATRVLVLTVHDDVAYLRRAFDAGAAGYLVKEAADVEMVQAVRQVAAGKQYVHPSLGAALLAPDAATSRPAGPGGELSEREVEVLTLIANGLTNAEIAVRLYVSVRTVESHRAHIHQKLNVRTRAEIVRVARKSGILEADDAL, from the coding sequence GTGGCTGATCGGATCCGCATCGCGCTCTGTGACGATCATGCCGTGGTCCGCAGCGGGCTGCGCCGGATCCTCGAGGCTGAGCCCGACCTCGAGATCGTCGGGGAGGCCGGCTCGGCCGCCGAAGCTGTCGAGGTCGCTCGCGATACCCAGCCGGACGTGTTCGTCATGGATGTCGGCCTGCCGGACCGCAGCGGCATCGCCGCGACCGCCGACGTCTGCGCGACCAGCCCGGCGACCAGGGTGCTCGTGCTCACCGTCCACGACGACGTCGCCTATCTCCGGCGAGCGTTCGACGCCGGCGCCGCCGGATATCTCGTCAAGGAAGCCGCCGACGTCGAAATGGTCCAGGCCGTCCGCCAGGTGGCGGCCGGCAAGCAGTACGTCCACCCGTCCCTCGGCGCGGCGCTGCTGGCGCCCGACGCCGCGACCTCGCGCCCGGCCGGACCCGGCGGCGAGCTGTCCGAACGCGAGGTGGAGGTTCTGACCCTCATCGCGAACGGTCTGACCAACGCCGAGATCGCCGTGCGGCTCTACGTCTCGGTCCGGACCGTGGAGAGCCACCGGGCTCACATCCATCAGAAGCTCAACGTGCGGACCCGAGCTGAGATCGTGCGCGTGGCTCGAAAGTCTGGAATCCTCGAAGCCGACGACGCCCTGTAG
- a CDS encoding GAF domain-containing sensor histidine kinase: protein MLLRAALDLGGPHDRDTVLHRIVEGAASVADARYAALGVYEAGQLTTFVHHGIDSATVEAIGSYPQGRGLLGEVIIAECPVRLEDLGADPRSVGFPPGHPPMRTLLGVPIMRAGRRYGNLYVTEKADGAVFDESDEALVVALAAFAAGAIETTELMALELSRAAAQEQARARRELLRQVIAAQEAERARVSRDLHDDVGQALTSVLLGLRLVEDSFADPGLDADDARRRVADLRELVADGLRRARQLAFDLRPTVLDDIGLVPALQRLGEDLAARTGLTIEVDTDVLGADERLAPEIETVIYRVVQEALTNVIRHASAASASVTLSGRDGLVRVLIEDDGIGFDVAHRLARPHIGVTGMYERAELVDGTLSISSTPAEGTLVLLEVARG, encoded by the coding sequence GTGTTGCTGCGCGCTGCGCTCGACCTGGGGGGACCCCACGATCGCGACACCGTTTTGCACCGCATCGTCGAGGGTGCTGCGTCGGTGGCCGACGCCCGCTACGCGGCGCTCGGCGTCTACGAGGCCGGTCAGCTCACAACGTTCGTCCACCACGGCATCGACAGCGCGACGGTCGAGGCGATCGGGAGCTACCCGCAGGGCCGCGGCCTCCTGGGCGAGGTGATCATCGCTGAGTGCCCGGTCCGACTCGAAGACCTCGGGGCGGACCCCCGTTCGGTCGGCTTCCCGCCTGGTCATCCACCGATGCGTACGCTCCTCGGTGTCCCGATCATGCGTGCCGGCCGCCGCTACGGGAACCTTTACGTCACCGAGAAGGCCGACGGAGCGGTGTTCGACGAGAGCGACGAAGCGCTCGTGGTCGCGCTGGCTGCGTTCGCGGCCGGGGCTATCGAGACGACCGAGCTCATGGCCTTGGAGCTGAGCCGTGCCGCCGCTCAGGAGCAGGCGAGGGCCCGCCGGGAGCTGCTGAGGCAGGTGATCGCCGCTCAGGAGGCCGAGCGCGCCCGGGTGAGCCGAGACCTGCACGACGACGTCGGCCAAGCGCTCACCTCGGTCCTTCTCGGCCTTCGGCTGGTGGAGGACTCGTTCGCCGACCCCGGCCTCGACGCCGACGACGCCCGCCGCCGCGTCGCCGACCTGCGAGAGCTCGTCGCCGACGGTCTGCGTCGGGCGCGCCAGCTTGCGTTCGACCTGCGACCGACCGTGCTCGACGACATCGGGCTGGTCCCCGCCCTCCAGCGTCTAGGAGAGGATCTCGCCGCCCGCACCGGCCTCACCATCGAGGTTGACACCGACGTGCTCGGCGCCGACGAACGGCTTGCGCCGGAGATCGAGACGGTCATCTACCGGGTGGTGCAGGAGGCCCTTACGAACGTCATCCGTCACGCGTCGGCCGCGAGCGCAAGCGTCACGCTCAGCGGCCGTGACGGCCTGGTCCGAGTCCTGATCGAGGACGACGGGATCGGTTTCGACGTTGCGCATCGACTGGCCCGGCCCCACATCGGGGTCACGGGGATGTACGAGCGCGCGGAGCTCGTCGACGGGACGCTGTCGATCAGCTCGACGCCGGCCGAGGGGACTCTGGTGCTGCTCGAGGTCGCACGTGGCTGA
- a CDS encoding ATP-binding cassette domain-containing protein, translating to MLRGADLSVGAGEVVGLVGENGSGKSTLMKVLVGALAADGGRVQVSGRIGYCPQEAVLYDRLTCDEHLELFGVAYGMDEGAVVAGADGLYDTLGFEHWRAARVEELSGGTRAKLNLALALLADPEVLLLDEPYAGFDWDTYQRFWGLAAERRAAGRSVLVISHFVTDQERFDRLVELRDGRTVSR from the coding sequence GTGCTCCGCGGCGCCGACCTCTCGGTCGGCGCCGGCGAGGTTGTCGGCCTGGTCGGCGAGAACGGTTCGGGAAAGAGCACTCTGATGAAGGTCCTCGTCGGCGCCTTGGCTGCCGACGGCGGACGTGTGCAGGTCTCGGGCCGGATCGGATACTGCCCGCAGGAGGCCGTCCTCTACGACCGGCTCACCTGCGACGAGCACCTCGAGCTGTTTGGAGTCGCGTACGGCATGGATGAGGGGGCTGTGGTCGCGGGGGCCGACGGCCTCTACGACACGCTCGGTTTCGAGCACTGGCGTGCTGCCCGGGTCGAGGAGCTGTCGGGCGGCACCCGGGCCAAGCTCAACCTGGCGCTCGCGCTGCTCGCCGATCCCGAGGTGCTGCTCCTCGACGAGCCCTACGCCGGGTTCGACTGGGACACCTACCAGCGGTTCTGGGGCCTGGCCGCCGAGCGGCGGGCTGCCGGCCGCAGCGTCCTGGTGATCAGCCACTTCGTCACCGACCAGGAGCGCTTCGACCGGCTCGTGGAGCTGCGCGACGGCAGGACCGTGTCGCGATGA
- a CDS encoding LOG family protein — protein sequence MVVAVGFRYFFARKLVFVRYASAFVVLTGGFGDRRRAVRSTCAHPDREGSVVLVGSDHWRGMNDWLRDAFDSSGFTSIIDTDLLVVRDDPTRSPSSCIAATSAVRRWHRRPVRRSRRAGGEDAIANVASGPRCCRRDERAAVTVERRAPLDRGGVVLVRHGETACTVSGSAHQQHRHAPHRRRPAPSRAAGRLSGQAFAVVLASPRQRGRDVPHGGLRRSR from the coding sequence GTGGTCGTCGCCGTGGGCTTCCGCTACTTCTTCGCCCGGAAGCTCGTGTTCGTCCGCTACGCGTCGGCCTTCGTGGTGCTGACCGGCGGGTTCGGGGACCGTCGACGAGCTGTCCGAAGCACTTGCGCTCATCCAGACCGGGAAGGTTCCGTAGTCCTCGTGGGCTCCGACCACTGGCGCGGCATGAACGACTGGCTTCGCGATGCCTTCGACAGCAGCGGCTTCACCAGCATCATCGACACCGACCTCCTGGTGGTGAGGGACGACCCGACGAGATCGCCGAGCTCGTGCATCGCTGCCACCTCCGCCGTCAGGCGCTGGCACCGGCGACCCGTTCGCCGTAGCCGCCGTGCAGGAGGTGAGGATGCGATCGCAAATGTCGCGAGTGGTCCTCGTTGCTGCCGCCGCGATGAGCGCGCTGCGGTGACGGTCGAGCGGCGGGCACCGCTGGACCGCGGCGGGGTCGTTCTCGTACGCCACGGCGAGACGGCCTGCACGGTCAGCGGGTCCGCACACCAGCAGCACCGACATGCCCCTCACCGACGTCGGCCGGCACCAAGCCGAGCGGCTGGCCGTCTGAGTGGACAGGCGTTCGCCGTCGTGCTCGCGAGCCCGCGCCAGCGCGGCCGAGACGTGCCGCATGGCGGGCTTCGGCGGAGTCGCTGA
- a CDS encoding histidine phosphatase family protein yields the protein MRPQPRVGARADRTLDRVRHAAGDALVFSNGHFLRVLAARWLGLRANEARLLALHPASVSVLGWEREQRVLRRWNDVMDR from the coding sequence GTGAGACCGCAGCCGAGGGTCGGAGCCCGGGCAGACCGAACGCTCGACCGCGTCCGGCACGCAGCGGGAGACGCGCTCGTCTTCTCTAACGGGCACTTCCTGCGCGTGCTGGCGGCCCGCTGGCTGGGCCTCCGCGCCAACGAAGCCCGCCTCCTTGCGCTCCACCCGGCAAGTGTCAGTGTCCTCGGCTGGGAGCGTGAACAACGAGTCCTCCGCCGGTGGAACGACGTCATGGACCGGTAG
- a CDS encoding site-2 protease family protein produces MTEPTHTHAWQARQDEVRLGCVAGFPVGMNWSVLVIAWLLTWSLATGGLPHGAPGHAAGTYWAAGAVAAVVFLASLLAHELAHSVVARRSGIEVTGITLWLFGGVASLSREPETPAADLRIAAAGPGASLALAGLFGVGSLAVEATSAPHILASVTGWLAGVNLMLGLFNLIPGAPLDGGRVLRAIVWRLRGDRHQAALIATSAGAVVGYGLIGLGLTQFLVAGGIGGLWFVFIGWFLLNAARAEKAHERIRHALTGVKMSDAMTPATSVIPAWLAVGDAIERHALTDRIDVWPVEGFDGRIAGVVTIDGLRAVPVDERTATQVSAITIPADALVQVPLTSTVIELLGRADSVVDRPVLVSDGDRVVGIVTGDDLERVAGRRLGATRSHH; encoded by the coding sequence ATGACCGAGCCCACCCACACGCATGCCTGGCAGGCCCGACAGGACGAGGTCCGGCTCGGCTGCGTCGCCGGGTTCCCGGTGGGGATGAACTGGAGCGTGCTGGTCATCGCCTGGCTGCTCACGTGGAGCCTCGCGACCGGTGGGTTGCCCCACGGCGCCCCCGGTCACGCAGCGGGAACGTACTGGGCGGCTGGGGCGGTCGCCGCGGTGGTGTTCCTTGCGTCGCTGCTCGCGCACGAGCTCGCCCACTCCGTCGTCGCCCGCCGGTCCGGCATCGAGGTCACCGGCATCACCCTGTGGCTGTTCGGTGGCGTCGCCTCTCTGTCACGTGAGCCAGAGACGCCCGCCGCTGACCTGCGCATCGCCGCCGCCGGCCCAGGCGCCAGCCTCGCCCTCGCCGGGCTCTTCGGCGTCGGCTCGCTTGCCGTCGAAGCCACCTCCGCCCCCCACATCCTTGCGAGCGTCACCGGCTGGCTGGCCGGCGTGAACCTGATGCTCGGCCTGTTCAACCTCATCCCTGGCGCACCCCTCGACGGCGGCCGCGTGCTCCGCGCCATCGTGTGGCGGCTGCGCGGCGACCGCCACCAGGCGGCCCTGATCGCCACCAGCGCCGGCGCTGTCGTCGGCTACGGCCTCATCGGTCTGGGCCTGACCCAGTTCCTCGTCGCCGGCGGCATCGGCGGCCTGTGGTTCGTCTTCATCGGGTGGTTCCTCCTCAACGCCGCCCGCGCCGAGAAGGCCCACGAGCGCATCCGCCACGCCCTCACCGGGGTCAAGATGTCCGACGCCATGACTCCCGCCACCAGCGTCATCCCCGCCTGGCTCGCGGTGGGCGACGCCATCGAGCGCCACGCGCTCACCGACCGGATCGACGTCTGGCCCGTCGAAGGTTTCGACGGTCGGATCGCGGGCGTCGTCACCATCGACGGTCTGCGCGCCGTGCCCGTCGACGAACGCACCGCCACCCAGGTGTCGGCGATCACGATCCCCGCCGACGCTCTTGTCCAGGTCCCTCTGACCTCCACGGTCATCGAGCTCCTCGGTCGAGCCGACAGCGTGGTCGATCGCCCAGTCCTCGTCAGCGACGGCGATCGCGTCGTTGGGATCGTCACCGGCGACGATCTCGAGCGCGTCGCCGGCCGACGGCTCGGAGCCACCCGCTCCCACCACTGA
- a CDS encoding YgcG family protein, with the protein MPSGSTDGRWSRPRPDRPTTLSSTSAARRQLCRDSSPHAHPRPRRAAGRDGWRCRGRRALPRVHPAGRRPKPYRGHGHRAAGRCRADRPRSTIGQPDRRRCHREHGHSESIEDYTIDLGRSWGVGRQREDSGILLVIANGDRKLRIEVGRGLEGED; encoded by the coding sequence GTGCCTTCGGGTTCGACCGACGGCCGCTGGTCGAGGCCTCGCCCAGATCGGCCGACAACCCTGTCGTCGACCTCGGCGGCTCGACGACAACTGTGCCGTGACTCGTCGCCTCATGCTCATCCTCGCCCTCGTCGGGCTGCTGGTCGTGATGGCTGGCGCTGCCGGGGCCGACGAGCACTTCCCCGAGTTCACCCAGCCGGTCGTCGACCAAAGCCATACCGTGGCCACGGCCACCGAGCAGCGGGTCGGTGCCGAGCTGATCGACCACGAAGCACCATCGGGCAACCAGATCGCCGTCGCTGTCATCGAGAGCACGGGCACTCAGAGTCGATCGAGGACTACACGATTGACCTGGGTCGCTCGTGGGGCGTGGGGCGGCAGCGTGAAGACAGCGGCATCCTCCTCGTCATCGCCAATGGCGACCGCAAGCTGCGCATCGAGGTCGGACGAGGCTTGGAGGGCGAAGATTGA
- a CDS encoding class I SAM-dependent methyltransferase yields the protein MRDITTESPPSGAVSRCAVVGHGPAAEAAVPLAATLLGAVPVRLELWDGTSVGPDDESCTIRLRSPDALRRVLWSPGELGIARAFVAGDVDVDGDLYEAIRALRPAAANLRSGWRALPRTAAAARRLGAVGRPPAPPPEEARPRGRRHSTARDAEVVGHHYDVGNDFYRLVLGPSMTYSCARFADPAMSLNDAQASKHDLVCRKLGLHERPGMRLLDVGCGWGSMAIHAARHYSADVVGVTISREQHDAARRRVEEADLADRVEIRLQDYRDLRGERFDAISSIGMSEHVGKPRIAEYFSTLSALLAPSGRLLNHAISSVGGSKIGSRTFMGRYVFPDGELLDVGDTVNAMQAAGCEVRDVESLREHYALTLRQWVANLEEHWDEAVDLVGPRRARVWRLYMAASAVGFDDGGLNVHQVLGVVADADGASGMPRTRDGWATA from the coding sequence ATGCGGGACATCACGACAGAATCGCCACCGTCCGGGGCCGTGAGCCGCTGTGCAGTCGTCGGCCATGGGCCCGCTGCCGAAGCCGCCGTCCCGCTCGCCGCCACGCTCCTCGGCGCGGTGCCGGTGCGGCTCGAGCTGTGGGACGGCACGAGCGTCGGCCCGGACGACGAGTCCTGCACCATCCGGCTCCGCTCGCCCGACGCGCTGCGGCGGGTGCTGTGGTCACCCGGCGAGCTCGGCATCGCCCGTGCCTTCGTAGCCGGCGACGTCGACGTCGACGGCGACCTGTACGAGGCGATCAGGGCGCTGCGCCCCGCCGCCGCGAACCTGCGGTCCGGGTGGCGCGCACTGCCTCGCACGGCCGCCGCCGCCCGGCGCCTCGGCGCCGTCGGCCGGCCCCCGGCGCCTCCCCCGGAAGAGGCACGACCCCGAGGCCGACGCCACTCCACCGCCCGCGACGCAGAGGTCGTCGGGCACCACTACGACGTCGGCAACGACTTCTATCGTCTCGTGCTCGGGCCGTCGATGACCTACTCCTGCGCGCGGTTCGCCGATCCGGCGATGTCGCTCAACGATGCGCAGGCGTCCAAGCATGACCTGGTGTGCCGCAAGCTCGGCCTCCACGAGCGGCCGGGCATGCGCCTCCTCGACGTCGGGTGCGGATGGGGATCGATGGCGATCCACGCCGCCCGCCACTACAGCGCCGACGTCGTCGGCGTGACGATCAGCCGGGAACAGCACGACGCGGCCCGGCGGAGGGTCGAAGAGGCCGACCTCGCCGACCGGGTCGAGATCCGGCTGCAGGACTACCGCGACCTCCGCGGCGAGCGCTTCGACGCCATCTCCTCGATCGGGATGTCCGAGCACGTGGGCAAGCCCCGCATCGCCGAGTACTTCTCGACGCTTTCGGCCCTGCTGGCCCCCAGCGGTCGGCTGCTCAACCACGCCATCTCCTCGGTGGGTGGCTCGAAGATCGGGTCCCGGACCTTCATGGGCCGCTACGTGTTCCCCGACGGCGAGCTGCTCGACGTCGGCGACACGGTCAACGCGATGCAGGCTGCCGGGTGCGAGGTGCGCGACGTCGAGTCGCTGCGCGAGCACTACGCCCTGACGCTGCGCCAGTGGGTCGCCAACCTCGAGGAGCACTGGGACGAAGCGGTCGACCTCGTCGGCCCCCGGCGAGCCCGAGTGTGGCGGCTGTACATGGCAGCGTCCGCGGTCGGCTTCGACGACGGCGGACTCAACGTCCACCAGGTCCTCGGTGTCGTCGCCGACGCCGACGGCGCCAGCGGGATGCCCCGCACCCGCGACGGGTGGGCGACGGCCTGA
- a CDS encoding multicopper oxidase family protein: protein MSGPFITRRRFLVLAGGTAGAAAGGGLLLASRDDPPSIVTAGSPRVAAVEQRRRRQGAAITDVAFAAAPLTASTAAGRQTWAYGDTVPGREIRMRAGSVLRAAFTNDLPEPTTVHWHGIALRNDMDGVPGVTQPPVAPGERFDYEFTAPDPGTYFFHPHVGPQLDRGLYAPLIVEDPNEPGDYDRELVLVLDDWLAGADPDTVLAELRDSGMGGMDMGSDDTGMDMGDGGMDMGPSGLGMDVGDVDYPTYVINGRPPEDPFTFEASRGERIRLRIINAGSDRPFRFAVGGHRLTVTHSDGFSIEPVTGDAVLLGMGERYDAVITLAVDGAIPVVALPEGGTSGGLAVIRTATGTAPTPDVRPAELEGRLLTLADLRATEGVTLPPRTPDRTLDFRLAGDMDSYRWTLNGRPFHESQLRNADHQLREGDRVRLRFENRSPMFHPMHLHGHTFQVQHQDGPGARKDTAIVRPMETVTADFEADNPGQWALHCHNIYHAEAGMMTVLSYVR, encoded by the coding sequence ATGTCAGGTCCCTTCATCACCCGCCGCCGGTTCCTGGTCCTCGCTGGCGGGACCGCCGGCGCCGCCGCCGGGGGCGGGCTGCTGCTTGCCTCCCGGGACGACCCACCGTCGATCGTCACCGCCGGCTCGCCCCGGGTCGCCGCCGTCGAGCAGCGCCGCCGCCGGCAGGGCGCGGCGATCACCGACGTGGCCTTCGCGGCGGCGCCACTGACTGCAAGCACCGCGGCCGGGCGCCAGACCTGGGCGTACGGGGACACGGTCCCGGGCCGTGAGATCCGCATGCGCGCCGGCAGCGTGCTGCGAGCCGCGTTCACCAACGACTTGCCCGAACCGACGACGGTGCACTGGCACGGGATCGCACTACGCAACGACATGGACGGCGTCCCCGGTGTCACCCAGCCGCCGGTGGCACCGGGCGAGCGGTTCGACTACGAGTTCACCGCCCCCGACCCCGGCACCTACTTCTTCCATCCCCACGTCGGACCCCAGCTCGACCGCGGCCTCTACGCGCCGCTCATCGTCGAGGACCCCAACGAGCCAGGCGACTACGACCGCGAGCTCGTCCTCGTCCTCGACGACTGGCTCGCCGGTGCCGATCCGGACACCGTCCTCGCCGAGCTCCGCGACTCAGGCATGGGCGGCATGGACATGGGCTCCGATGACACAGGAATGGACATGGGCGATGGCGGCATGGACATGGGGCCGTCGGGCCTCGGCATGGACGTCGGCGACGTCGACTACCCGACCTACGTCATCAACGGCCGCCCACCCGAGGACCCGTTCACCTTCGAGGCCAGCCGGGGCGAGCGCATCCGGCTCCGCATCATCAACGCCGGCTCCGACCGCCCCTTCCGGTTCGCCGTCGGCGGACACCGCCTCACCGTCACCCACAGCGACGGCTTCTCCATCGAACCGGTCACCGGCGACGCGGTCCTGCTCGGGATGGGCGAGCGCTACGACGCCGTCATCACCCTGGCCGTCGACGGCGCCATCCCCGTCGTCGCCCTTCCCGAGGGAGGCACCAGCGGCGGGCTCGCGGTGATCCGCACCGCCACCGGCACGGCGCCCACTCCCGACGTACGACCGGCCGAGCTCGAGGGCCGGCTCTTGACGCTCGCTGATCTGCGCGCCACCGAGGGCGTGACGCTGCCGCCGAGAACTCCCGACCGCACGCTCGACTTCCGGCTCGCCGGTGACATGGACAGCTACCGGTGGACACTCAACGGCCGGCCGTTCCACGAATCCCAGCTGCGCAACGCCGACCACCAGCTCCGCGAGGGCGACCGCGTTCGGCTGCGCTTCGAGAACCGGTCACCGATGTTCCACCCGATGCACCTGCACGGCCACACCTTCCAGGTGCAGCATCAGGACGGTCCCGGCGCCCGCAAGGACACCGCCATCGTCCGGCCGATGGAAACGGTCACCGCAGACTTCGAGGCGGACAACCCGGGCCAGTGGGCCCTGCACTGCCACAACATCTACCACGCTGAGGCCGGGATGATGACCGTCCTGTCCTACGTGCGCTGA
- a CDS encoding molybdopterin-dependent oxidoreductase, producing the protein MSDPARLVGGVAGVAAGELIAAVTRSVGPTDAVSRLVADRLPLAAVEAAVFRLHRRDKTALRLTSAASLASLGAGAAGSRRSPGTRLRRAALTVAVTAVALRRPPRRPGATVLVAVTQTVVAAAATGVARRRPIAASATTAAAAAAAVAAHRRRRRAEAAASSTGPPPLAAVPPTDGAETWDHPTPLVTPLDQFHVTDVNFGAPAVRRDTWRLVITGEVAHPKQLDLATLLALGTVDVDAALVCIHNRVGWERAANARWQGVPLASLRDLVGAKPTATHVVTRSVDGFTISLPVAELEASGLDAYIAVGMNGQPLTTAHGFPARFLVPGLYGQFAGVKWLTGLDFTDRHVPGDWERRGWPPGAVTARTHSRIDGARQVGATMIVSGVAWAPPDGVAAVELSVDGSPWVTAELADSLGPLAWRRWRYRPVLAPGTHRIRTRAVRGDGQVQDGEPRPPFPSGVTGYHEVVVTVADG; encoded by the coding sequence ATGAGCGACCCCGCCCGCCTCGTGGGTGGCGTCGCCGGTGTCGCGGCAGGCGAGCTGATCGCTGCGGTGACCAGGAGCGTGGGCCCGACCGACGCGGTCTCCCGGCTGGTGGCGGACCGGCTCCCGCTCGCCGCCGTGGAGGCGGCCGTGTTCCGCCTCCACCGGCGGGACAAGACCGCGCTCCGGCTGACGAGCGCAGCGTCGCTGGCGTCCCTCGGCGCGGGGGCCGCCGGCTCCCGCCGATCGCCCGGGACCCGGCTCCGAAGAGCCGCATTGACTGTCGCCGTCACCGCGGTCGCGCTGCGGCGACCGCCTCGCCGACCGGGGGCCACGGTCCTGGTCGCCGTGACGCAGACCGTCGTCGCCGCCGCGGCCACCGGGGTGGCACGGCGCCGGCCCATCGCTGCGTCCGCCACCACCGCGGCCGCCGCGGCGGCCGCCGTCGCCGCGCACCGACGACGCCGGCGGGCCGAGGCCGCCGCCTCATCGACGGGCCCGCCACCGCTGGCTGCTGTCCCGCCGACTGACGGTGCCGAGACCTGGGATCACCCCACGCCGCTGGTCACGCCCTTGGACCAGTTCCATGTCACCGACGTCAACTTCGGTGCCCCCGCCGTGCGTCGGGACACCTGGCGGCTGGTGATCACCGGTGAGGTGGCCCACCCCAAGCAGCTGGACTTGGCGACGCTCCTCGCTCTCGGAACGGTCGACGTCGACGCCGCGCTGGTGTGCATCCACAACCGCGTCGGCTGGGAGCGGGCGGCCAACGCCCGCTGGCAGGGCGTGCCGCTCGCGTCGCTGCGCGATCTCGTCGGGGCGAAGCCGACGGCGACCCACGTTGTCACGAGGTCCGTCGACGGGTTCACCATCTCGCTGCCGGTGGCCGAGCTCGAGGCCTCGGGGTTGGACGCGTACATCGCGGTCGGGATGAACGGGCAGCCGTTGACCACCGCCCACGGGTTCCCGGCCCGCTTCCTCGTGCCCGGCCTCTACGGGCAGTTCGCGGGCGTGAAGTGGCTGACGGGCCTCGACTTCACCGACCGCCACGTTCCCGGCGACTGGGAGCGACGGGGGTGGCCACCCGGTGCCGTGACGGCGCGCACCCACTCCCGGATCGACGGCGCCCGCCAGGTGGGCGCCACGATGATCGTGTCAGGTGTGGCGTGGGCGCCACCCGACGGTGTCGCCGCCGTGGAGCTGTCCGTCGACGGCAGCCCGTGGGTCACCGCCGAGCTGGCCGACTCGCTCGGCCCCCTGGCGTGGCGAAGGTGGCGGTACCGGCCCGTATTGGCGCCTGGAACGCACCGCATCCGAACTCGCGCGGTTCGCGGCGACGGCCAGGTCCAGGACGGCGAACCCAGACCGCCGTTCCCGTCGGGTGTGACCGGCTACCACGAGGTCGTCGTCACCGTCGCCGACGGGTGA
- a CDS encoding CorA family divalent cation transporter, with the protein MLQRWDRSPDLATHGMSFLLYGLLDVVVDGYFDTIQAFDDYYDEVSDSIFSERPLNPDEQRRWFDMRRAKVRFHRLAVPLREAVSSLMRREHGAVSEELYIVIVAMAVLVRPGASGPAAA; encoded by the coding sequence GTGCTCCAGCGCTGGGACCGCTCGCCCGACCTCGCTACCCACGGGATGAGCTTCTTGCTCTACGGCCTGCTCGACGTCGTCGTCGACGGCTACTTCGACACCATCCAAGCCTTCGACGACTACTACGACGAGGTCAGCGACAGCATCTTCTCCGAGCGCCCCCTCAACCCCGACGAGCAGCGGCGCTGGTTCGACATGCGCCGCGCCAAGGTCCGCTTCCACCGCCTCGCCGTCCCCCTGCGCGAAGCGGTCAGCAGCCTCATGCGGCGAGAGCACGGCGCCGTGTCCGAGGAGCTGTACATCGTGATCGTTGCGATGGCCGTGTTGGTGCGCCCAGGAGCGAGCGGACCCGCCGCCGCCTGA